The following are encoded in a window of Methanococcus voltae genomic DNA:
- a CDS encoding FprA family A-type flavoprotein produces the protein MKADAFKIADGTYWVGVMDWDIRMYHGYTLKGTTYNAYLVFGEDKTVLIDNTYPGQSAQMWGRIKDACEKEGKPFKIDAIVQNHVEKDHSGALVEAHRKFPEAPIYCTEVAVKGLLKHYPALKGANFKVIKSLETLDLGGKTLTFLEAPLLHWPDSMFTMYNEEGILFSNDAFGQHLCFSERYDNEIPENILLDANKKFYANLITPLSKLVLKKFNEVIELGLLDKIKMIAPSHGQIWTEPMKAIGEYQKYATGQCENKATIVYDTMHGSTQKMAHALAEGLMSEGIDVVMYNLHNDERSEIVKDMLDSKAVLFGIPTINDVPYPSIGDLMYYIKGLRFARTGYKKKSVVFGSMGGRGGAIEFIADELKEAGFDVLDNYELYYIPDEEELGNCYDIGKKLANAIK, from the coding sequence ATGAAAGCAGACGCTTTTAAAATAGCAGATGGCACTTACTGGGTTGGTGTCATGGATTGGGATATAAGAATGTACCATGGTTACACATTAAAAGGTACAACGTACAACGCATACTTGGTATTTGGTGAAGATAAAACCGTTTTGATAGATAACACATACCCTGGGCAATCAGCACAGATGTGGGGTAGAATCAAAGACGCATGTGAAAAAGAAGGAAAACCTTTCAAAATCGATGCAATTGTTCAAAACCACGTTGAAAAAGATCACAGTGGTGCATTAGTGGAAGCTCATAGAAAATTCCCTGAAGCACCGATATACTGTACAGAAGTAGCAGTTAAAGGATTGTTAAAACATTACCCTGCTTTAAAAGGTGCAAATTTCAAAGTTATAAAATCTCTTGAAACTTTAGATTTGGGCGGTAAAACATTAACATTTTTAGAAGCTCCACTTTTACACTGGCCAGACAGCATGTTTACAATGTACAACGAAGAAGGGATTTTGTTCTCAAATGACGCTTTCGGACAACACCTTTGTTTCTCTGAAAGATACGATAATGAAATACCTGAAAACATTTTACTCGATGCAAATAAGAAATTTTACGCTAACTTAATAACTCCACTGTCTAAATTAGTACTTAAAAAGTTCAATGAAGTTATCGAATTAGGTTTACTCGATAAAATAAAAATGATAGCTCCATCACACGGTCAAATTTGGACTGAACCAATGAAAGCTATTGGCGAATACCAAAAATATGCAACTGGTCAATGTGAAAACAAAGCTACAATCGTATACGATACAATGCACGGTTCAACTCAAAAAATGGCACATGCTTTGGCAGAAGGTTTAATGAGTGAAGGTATCGACGTTGTTATGTACAATCTACATAATGATGAAAGAAGTGAAATCGTAAAGGATATGTTGGACAGTAAAGCAGTCTTATTCGGTATTCCTACAATTAATGATGTACCATACCCAAGTATCGGAGATTTAATGTACTATATCAAAGGTTTAAGATTTGCAAGAACGGGCTACAAAAAGAAATCCGTTGTATTTGGTTCAATGGGTGGAAGAGGGGGAGCTATTGAGTTCATTGCAGACGAGTTAAAAGAAGCGGGATTCGATGTTTTAGATAATTACGAATTATACTACATCCCTGATGAAGAAGAGTTAGGAAATTGCTACGATATTGGTAAAAAATTAGCAAATGCAATTAAATAA